GCACGTCCGTCCTCGCTTTCGTTGACTTCACAACGAAGCGTACAGACCCCCTACTGACACCTTACTGTCAGTACGTTTTGCGGGAATAAAACAAAGTGTCATCCTGAGCGGAGTTTGGTGCGCGTAAGCGCGGAAACGGAGTCGAAGGATGACAAGTGATGGGGACCATCGGAATTTGTCGATACAGCCTAACTCTGCACCGGCGCTCCATCGAAGTGAAACACCTCAGGAACCTCGAGCCAGTGTACGCCTGCGTTTGTCGCCTCCGGCAGCGGCTCCTGCATCGGATCCATGATCGCCCACCAACGTTGCGTCTCTGCATCGGCGGCCATCCGCTTCATGTCGGCGGCAAAGTCGGTGCCGTGGTATTCGAAGTAGGCAAATAGCACATCGCCATGCAGAAAGATTGAGTAGTTGCGAATGTTGCTCCGCTCGATCTGTGCCAGCACTCCAGGCCAGACATCGGCGTGATAGCGGATATATTCTTCTCTCTTCTCGGGATGTAGTTTGATGATCTGTGCGTATCGACGCATCGCGTATCTTTCTCCTGTTTTATTTGGGGTTGATTGTACGGTACTGCACATCCCGCATCTCCTCTCCAGGCCGAATGATCTCCGAGTAGATTCACAACCCTCATTTGACCCCGCACCATCAAAGTCCTACCCTTAAGACCGTGACAATTACCCCCATCGAGCTCTTCGAAGAACCTCTCCAGATCGACGAGACCATCGCCCCCGGAGTCCTCGACTACGGCCCCGACGTCCGCCAGGTCTCTCCGCTCCCCGTCAAGGGACAGGCCGATCTCCTCGTCGAGCATCGCAGCGAAGAACGTGGCCCCAGCTCTCAGGTCAACGACATCCGCCTCCGGGCCTCCTATCACGGCGACTTCGAGGTCCTCTGCGCCCGTTGCGTCGAGCCTGTGCCTCAGTCCCTCTCCGGCGACTTTGACCTCGTCTTTCGCCCCGCAGAAGCCGATAGCGAGTCCGGCGAGCACTCCATTACCCCCGATGAGACCGAAATCGGGTATTATGAAGAGAGCGGTCTTTTGCTCGAGGACGTCGTGCGCGAGCAGGTGTTACTCTCCCTGCCCAGTCGAACCCTCTGCAAACCAGACTGCAAGGGCCTCTGCCCTCGCTGCGGTCAGAACCAGAACATCGCAACCTGCTCCTGCGAAAAGGCTTCGGCCGATCCGCGATGGAATGCGCTGGCGGGTTTGGCTGACAAGCTCGAGGTCAAGCACTAATCAATAAGTTTTCCGCTCGCTTCCGCGCCCTCTGGCCGGGTGTGGGCGAAGCGAAAGGGATACAGCAATGCCTAATCCAAAACGGCGCCACTCCAAGCAGCGCACCGCCAAGCGCCGCAGCCATGACTTCCTCACCCCCACCGGTCTTTCCGAGTGCCCCAACTGCCATGAGCAGAAGCTTCCTCACCGCGCCTGCCGCAAGTGTGGAACCTATAAGGGCCGCGAGGTTCTTACCGTCAAGGAAGCCAGCTAAGTAACTCTTTACAATCCAAACCCTGTTATCGTTTCCTGATGCCGATTGACATCGCGGTTGACGCAATGGGCTCCGACAAGGCCCCCGATCCTGAGATCCGAGGGGCCATTCTCGCTGCACGTCATTATGACGTCCGAGTCCACCTTGTCGGCCCCGAAGACATCCTGCGCCCCATCCTGCGCGAACACCTCCGCCACCAAAAACACCTTCCCATCTATGTCACCCCGGCCTCCGAATGGATCACCATGGGCGACAAGGCCGCCCAGGCCGTTCGCGTAAAACGCGATTCCACCATGCGGGTCGGGCTCAAGATGGTTCGCGAGGGGCTCACCTCCCGCACCACGCAAGCTCACGATCCCTCCGGTCCAGGCAAAGCCGCTGGCTTCTTCACTGCCGGCAATACCGGAGCTGCCATGGCCACCGCCAAGATGGTTCTAGGAATGCTCTCCGGGGTCGACCGCCCGGCCCTTGCTGCCGTCGTTCCCACCACTCGCGGAGTGCCATCCATTCTGCTCGACGTCGGCGCCAACGTCGACTGCGACCCCGACAACCTCGTCCAGTTCGCCGTCATGGGGCATACCTACGCCCAAAACGTCCTCAAGATCCCCAGTCCGCGCGTCGGCCTTCTCTCCATCGGCGAAGAGGATTCCAAGGGCAACGCCCTTACCCGCGACACGCTTCCGCTGCTCCGCGCCCAGCCCGGCATCAACTTCATTGGCAACGCGGAAGGCCGTGACATCTACAACGGAAACTGCGACGTCATTGTTTGCGATGGATTTGTCGGCAATGTCGCTCTTAAGACCTCCGAGGGAATCGCCAAATTCGTCACCACCTCGCTTCGCGAAGCCCTCAAGTCAACCGTCACCTCACAGGTGGGTGCCCTGATCTCGCGTCGCGCCTTTGGCGACTTCAAAAAGCGCCTCGACTACTCCGAATACGGCGGTGCCCCTCT
This portion of the Edaphobacter sp. 4G125 genome encodes:
- a CDS encoding L-rhamnose mutarotase — translated: MRRYAQIIKLHPEKREEYIRYHADVWPGVLAQIERSNIRNYSIFLHGDVLFAYFEYHGTDFAADMKRMAADAETQRWWAIMDPMQEPLPEATNAGVHWLEVPEVFHFDGAPVQS
- a CDS encoding YceD family protein, with product MTITPIELFEEPLQIDETIAPGVLDYGPDVRQVSPLPVKGQADLLVEHRSEERGPSSQVNDIRLRASYHGDFEVLCARCVEPVPQSLSGDFDLVFRPAEADSESGEHSITPDETEIGYYEESGLLLEDVVREQVLLSLPSRTLCKPDCKGLCPRCGQNQNIATCSCEKASADPRWNALAGLADKLEVKH
- the rpmF gene encoding 50S ribosomal protein L32 yields the protein MPNPKRRHSKQRTAKRRSHDFLTPTGLSECPNCHEQKLPHRACRKCGTYKGREVLTVKEAS
- the plsX gene encoding phosphate acyltransferase PlsX, whose protein sequence is MPIDIAVDAMGSDKAPDPEIRGAILAARHYDVRVHLVGPEDILRPILREHLRHQKHLPIYVTPASEWITMGDKAAQAVRVKRDSTMRVGLKMVREGLTSRTTQAHDPSGPGKAAGFFTAGNTGAAMATAKMVLGMLSGVDRPALAAVVPTTRGVPSILLDVGANVDCDPDNLVQFAVMGHTYAQNVLKIPSPRVGLLSIGEEDSKGNALTRDTLPLLRAQPGINFIGNAEGRDIYNGNCDVIVCDGFVGNVALKTSEGIAKFVTTSLREALKSTVTSQVGALISRRAFGDFKKRLDYSEYGGAPLLGVRGVCIVGHGSSNEKAIMNGIRVTAEFAHAEVNSGIEAALSATPTS